A genomic window from Rhizobiaceae bacterium includes:
- a CDS encoding SDR family oxidoreductase, with translation MIDLTGKTVLLTGASKGIGAATARILGEAGANLIAHYSSDRAGAEEATSAIPAERRHLVQGDLADRDAVDGIWRDALAWRGRVDVLVNNAAIFLNEGGIDDPDEEWDRVWDSTMQVNVMAPARLLRSAVRHFRKEGGGVAITISSWNGQRGSTNPRTIAYAASKAAIRAAVQTVARGYAKEKVLAYIIAPGVVRTRLSEQSAATLGGEQAVTSTLAMGEWVPPEEIAYLVAFLATGRVRHMSGATLDINGASYVR, from the coding sequence ATGATTGACCTGACTGGAAAGACGGTGCTGCTGACCGGCGCATCGAAAGGCATCGGCGCCGCTACGGCGCGCATCCTCGGCGAGGCCGGCGCCAACCTGATCGCGCATTACAGTTCGGATCGCGCCGGCGCCGAGGAGGCGACCAGCGCGATTCCTGCCGAGCGCCGCCATCTGGTGCAGGGCGACCTTGCCGACCGTGACGCGGTCGACGGCATCTGGCGCGACGCGCTGGCCTGGCGCGGGCGCGTCGACGTCCTCGTCAACAACGCCGCGATTTTCCTGAACGAGGGCGGCATCGACGACCCCGACGAGGAATGGGACCGCGTCTGGGATTCCACGATGCAGGTCAATGTGATGGCCCCGGCCCGCCTGCTGCGGAGTGCCGTCCGGCACTTCCGCAAGGAGGGCGGCGGCGTCGCCATCACCATATCGAGCTGGAACGGGCAGCGCGGCAGCACCAATCCGAGGACCATTGCCTATGCCGCTTCCAAGGCGGCCATTCGCGCCGCCGTGCAGACGGTGGCCCGCGGCTACGCCAAGGAAAAGGTGCTCGCCTATATCATCGCCCCGGGCGTGGTGCGCACGCGCCTTTCCGAGCAGAGCGCCGCAACGCTCGGGGGTGAGCAGGCCGTCACATCGACGCTGGCGATGGGCGAATGGGTGCCGCCGGAAGAGATCGCCTATCTCGTCGCATTTCTCGCGACCGGGCGTGTCCGCCACATGAGCGGCGCGACCCTCGACATCAATGGCGCGAGCTACGTGCGTTAA